The following proteins are encoded in a genomic region of Synechococcus sp. ROS8604:
- a CDS encoding tRNA (5-methylaminomethyl-2-thiouridine)(34)-methyltransferase MnmD, producing MLSARFTADGSFSLHSDSFAESFHSSDGALEEANSKFVLPAQLDRFPDGRDLRVLDVCFGLGYNTAALMSALPHRGGPSLQCWGLELDRAPLRLALAEPTFQALWPPHVVACLGALSAEGCWQDSDRQQSVQMLWGDARQQLRQLPADGRFDLIFLDAFSPSKCPQLWSEEFLQSLADLLAPSGRLLTYCRAAAVRNSLRHAGLALRSLLPKSREGSAWSAGTLALRPSDDHQPCPVIGPGWRGLSAMEEEHLQTCAGVPYRDPTGTDSAALILNRRQQEQAFADRPSTSAWQRKWQGGEFRRSY from the coding sequence GTGCTGAGTGCTCGCTTCACCGCAGATGGAAGCTTCAGTTTGCATAGCGACAGCTTTGCCGAAAGCTTCCATAGTTCTGACGGTGCCCTTGAAGAAGCGAACAGCAAGTTTGTTCTGCCAGCCCAGCTGGATCGCTTTCCTGATGGCAGGGATTTGCGCGTTTTAGACGTTTGTTTTGGGCTGGGATACAACACGGCTGCCCTGATGTCGGCGCTTCCCCATCGGGGTGGTCCAAGCTTGCAATGTTGGGGGTTAGAACTGGATCGAGCTCCTTTGCGGTTGGCCCTGGCTGAGCCGACCTTCCAAGCTCTTTGGCCTCCCCACGTTGTGGCTTGCTTAGGGGCACTTTCTGCTGAGGGCTGTTGGCAGGATTCGGATCGTCAGCAGTCTGTTCAGATGCTCTGGGGCGATGCGCGTCAGCAGCTTCGGCAATTGCCAGCGGATGGTCGGTTCGATTTGATTTTTTTAGACGCTTTTTCACCGAGCAAATGCCCCCAGCTCTGGAGTGAGGAATTTCTGCAGAGCCTTGCAGATTTGCTTGCCCCTAGTGGACGGTTGCTGACCTATTGCAGAGCAGCAGCCGTTAGAAATAGCCTGCGCCATGCCGGTCTTGCCTTGCGCTCGCTCTTACCGAAATCAAGGGAAGGTTCAGCCTGGAGTGCGGGAACCTTGGCGTTACGCCCTAGCGATGATCATCAGCCTTGTCCCGTAATCGGACCTGGTTGGCGTGGTTTGAGCGCGATGGAAGAAGAGCATCTACAGACCTGTGCCGGTGTGCCCTACCGAGATCCCACCGGCACCGATTCGGCTGCGCTGATTTTGAATCGTCGCCAACAAGAACAGGCTTTCGCTGATCGTCCAAGCACCAGTGCATGGCAGCGAAAGTGGCAGGGTGGAGAATTTCGGCGTTCATACTGA
- the aroA gene encoding 3-phosphoshikimate 1-carboxyvinyltransferase — MSGSNGSPRDLKAGGSLHGRVRVPGDKSISHRALLFGAIAEGTTTIEGLLPAEDPISTAACLRSMGTMISPIQSGEMVTIEGVGLDGLQEPSEILDCGNSGTTMRLMLGLLAGRQGRHFVLTGDASLRRRPMNRVGQPLSLLGADVRGRDHGNLAPLSVQGQRLRGAVVGTPVASAQVKSAILLAALTAEGATSVIEPAPSRDHSERMLKAFGADLEVGGEMGRHIVVRPGATLKGQHVVVPGDISSAAFWLVAGALVPGANITVENVGLNPTRTGILEVLDLMGASVQVLNRRDVAGEPVGDLQVSHGPLKAFQFGEEIMPRLVDEVPILSVAACFCDGESRISGAAELRVKETDRLAVMARQLKAMGADIDEDPDGLTIRGGQSLKGAELDSETDHRVAMSLAVAGLMAEGDSRLSRSEAAAVSYPNFWDDLERLRC, encoded by the coding sequence GTGTCGGGATCAAATGGCTCCCCTAGGGATCTGAAGGCTGGTGGCAGCCTCCATGGCCGGGTCCGTGTTCCAGGAGATAAATCTATTTCTCATCGGGCACTGCTCTTTGGTGCCATCGCTGAGGGCACAACCACAATCGAAGGTCTTCTACCAGCAGAGGATCCGATTAGTACAGCTGCTTGCCTGCGCTCGATGGGCACAATGATTTCGCCGATTCAGAGCGGTGAAATGGTGACCATTGAGGGCGTTGGTCTTGATGGTTTGCAAGAGCCTTCGGAGATTCTCGATTGCGGCAATTCCGGAACCACGATGCGGCTGATGCTTGGTCTGCTCGCTGGCCGGCAGGGTCGCCATTTTGTGTTGACCGGTGATGCTTCTCTCCGTCGTCGTCCGATGAACAGGGTTGGACAACCCTTGTCTTTACTAGGGGCAGATGTGCGTGGGCGTGACCATGGGAATTTGGCTCCGCTTTCTGTTCAAGGTCAAAGGCTGAGAGGTGCTGTGGTGGGAACACCTGTGGCCAGCGCCCAGGTGAAATCTGCCATTTTGCTCGCTGCCCTCACCGCTGAGGGAGCAACGAGCGTGATCGAACCAGCGCCCTCTCGAGATCACAGCGAGCGCATGCTCAAAGCTTTTGGTGCTGACCTTGAAGTTGGTGGTGAGATGGGGCGTCACATTGTGGTGCGACCAGGCGCCACCTTGAAGGGACAACATGTTGTGGTGCCAGGCGATATCAGTTCGGCTGCCTTCTGGCTCGTGGCTGGTGCCCTCGTTCCTGGAGCGAATATCACGGTGGAAAATGTGGGCTTAAATCCCACGCGCACCGGCATTCTCGAAGTTTTGGACTTGATGGGTGCTTCTGTTCAGGTTTTGAATCGGCGCGATGTTGCCGGTGAACCTGTGGGTGATCTTCAGGTGAGCCACGGACCCCTGAAGGCTTTTCAGTTTGGAGAAGAGATCATGCCCCGTTTGGTGGATGAAGTTCCAATTTTGAGTGTGGCGGCTTGTTTTTGTGATGGTGAAAGTCGTATCAGCGGTGCTGCTGAGTTGCGTGTGAAAGAAACGGATCGACTGGCTGTGATGGCGAGGCAACTCAAAGCGATGGGCGCCGATATCGATGAGGATCCGGATGGTTTGACGATTCGAGGCGGTCAGTCCCTGAAGGGTGCTGAATTGGATAGTGAGACCGATCATCGTGTGGCGATGAGCCTGGCGGTTGCTGGTTTGATGGCCGAGGGGGATTCAAGGTTGAGCCGCAGCGAAGCAGCGGCTGTGAGTTATCCCAACTTTTGGGACGATCTAGAGAGATTGCGTTGCTGA
- a CDS encoding helix-turn-helix domain-containing protein produces the protein MDLDEAKTCKFLGIEEGVLRVCLVSTINSELFPIGFFGSEWLRLEKNRLRNFDLRLEALNEVKFKITSTHDCANEVDSIFHNHWLLILCMIKSSTQVEIRICRLIAILVFSFGRRNKESYTLPFELSHSQIALLVGCTRSTVTRQIGFMKEKGLICSDKYQFGILVSEKLIAQESTFVEYLQFT, from the coding sequence TTGGATCTTGATGAAGCCAAAACTTGTAAATTTTTAGGCATAGAAGAAGGGGTCTTACGCGTCTGCCTCGTCTCAACAATCAATTCCGAACTGTTTCCAATTGGTTTTTTTGGTTCAGAGTGGTTGAGGCTTGAGAAAAACAGACTTAGAAATTTTGATCTGCGCCTAGAAGCATTAAATGAAGTAAAATTTAAAATAACATCCACCCATGATTGTGCAAACGAAGTGGATTCCATCTTTCACAATCACTGGCTACTAATATTGTGCATGATAAAATCATCCACTCAAGTTGAGATCAGAATCTGCCGTTTAATCGCGATTCTAGTATTTTCGTTTGGAAGAAGGAATAAAGAGAGTTATACACTGCCATTCGAATTAAGCCATTCACAAATCGCCCTCTTAGTTGGCTGCACCCGATCAACTGTGACGCGTCAAATTGGCTTCATGAAAGAGAAGGGATTAATCTGCTCAGACAAATACCAGTTTGGAATCTTAGTTAGCGAGAAACTAATCGCGCAGGAATCAACATTTGTAGAGTATTTACAATTCACTTGA
- a CDS encoding ferritin: protein MNPDLLSAIQQHISIERHASITYLAMSIWCAERELAGFYQFFDGEAKSEQSHAVHFTQYLIARSQSNDLQLLAAPRQSWDNLAALMATAFQMEADTTSSIQSVYAMAERNSDTRTTVFLDPLIEAQIQSEDQFAYLLGRVKFANGDPTALLVIDNELRAGQTQRG, encoded by the coding sequence ATGAATCCAGATTTGCTCAGTGCAATCCAGCAACACATTTCAATCGAGAGGCATGCCTCAATCACTTATTTGGCTATGTCCATCTGGTGTGCTGAACGTGAACTTGCCGGTTTCTATCAATTTTTCGATGGTGAAGCGAAGAGCGAACAGTCCCATGCCGTGCACTTCACCCAGTATTTGATAGCACGCAGTCAATCCAACGACCTGCAACTATTAGCTGCTCCAAGGCAAAGCTGGGACAATTTGGCTGCATTAATGGCAACAGCCTTTCAGATGGAAGCTGATACAACGTCTTCGATCCAAAGCGTGTATGCCATGGCTGAAAGAAACAGCGATACCAGAACTACCGTATTCCTAGATCCACTCATTGAAGCCCAAATTCAATCCGAAGATCAATTCGCTTACTTGCTCGGGCGGGTGAAGTTCGCGAATGGTGACCCCACAGCGTTGCTTGTCATCGATAACGAATTAAGAGCAGGTCAAACGCAGCGAGGTTGA
- a CDS encoding Crp/Fnr family transcriptional regulator encodes MSFRFLPDDPTSSIQIPTGQTVLVDTHGRSDCMKLNVLEGIARVYCPCEETEGMTLAFLQTGDQLRTDCLCSDGICVEAMTPLRIETKSMEPSPNGYDSVNEWTLQLLRIRHLGQAEQRLHALLSLLVNRLGKRYGEWCNLPFRLTHDRIGELIGSTRVTSTRLISKLRNGEMLVTNSGEASMKLSPRLIESSPLGF; translated from the coding sequence GTGAGCTTCCGCTTCCTGCCTGACGACCCCACGTCCTCGATCCAAATCCCGACGGGGCAAACCGTGCTTGTCGACACCCACGGGCGCAGTGATTGCATGAAATTAAATGTGCTTGAAGGGATTGCCAGGGTGTATTGCCCTTGCGAAGAAACAGAAGGGATGACGCTTGCCTTCCTACAGACGGGTGATCAGCTCAGAACTGATTGTTTGTGCAGTGATGGCATTTGCGTTGAAGCGATGACTCCACTGAGAATCGAAACGAAATCGATGGAGCCATCCCCAAATGGGTATGACTCAGTGAATGAGTGGACGCTGCAACTTCTGAGAATCCGTCACTTAGGACAAGCAGAACAGAGACTTCACGCCTTGCTGAGTCTGTTAGTCAATCGCTTGGGCAAGCGCTATGGAGAGTGGTGCAATCTTCCCTTTCGACTTACACACGACCGAATTGGTGAATTGATTGGCTCCACCAGAGTGACGTCTACGCGCTTGATCTCCAAACTTCGCAATGGTGAAATGTTGGTGACCAACTCTGGTGAAGCTTCTATGAAACTCTCTCCCAGATTGATTGAATCAAGTCCGCTCGGATTTTAG
- a CDS encoding iron uptake porin yields MKLFHQLLVAPAALGLLAPVAANATELNINGVSDYAATGEQVTSITQFSDVYPTDWAYQALSNLIERYGCVAGYPNGTYRGNRAMTRFEAAALLNACLDRVTEVTDELKRLMKEFEKELAILKGRVDGLEARVGELEATQFSTTTKLSGKAVMTIGATSYGGDETDNLKDKDGNYVGDTGTSFSYRTTLNLNTSFTGKDLLYTRLRTGNFGKNAFSGSGYTGKQTQIEQSKSSANSLKVDKLWYQFPLGNDFQVFAGPLIENYYMLAATPGVYKHVLKQFKLGGYYGAYGASTSPGAGINWIGNRNADYGDAKLKISANYVAKNGPNSDPNNGGIAGDRSKGKFLSQIAYGSPQWQVSAAYAYSQAGMTVGGAGTPAGLNKGGYSDANQFNLNAYYQPLDSGWMPSVSVGWSITSFNEKDGFTDGDVTQSQGWLVGLNWQDAFMRGNRLGFAIGQPQFATALKNQGKDGNGYADDGNYAMELYYDFQVTDNITVTPALFYLSRPFGQETGSSFKTGGAGADTFSTLGGLVQTTFKF; encoded by the coding sequence TTGAAACTTTTCCATCAACTGCTGGTGGCCCCAGCGGCCCTGGGCCTTTTGGCACCTGTGGCTGCTAACGCCACTGAGCTGAACATCAACGGTGTGTCTGACTACGCCGCTACTGGCGAGCAAGTCACCAGCATCACTCAGTTTTCTGACGTTTACCCAACCGACTGGGCTTATCAGGCACTCAGCAACCTGATCGAGCGCTACGGCTGTGTTGCTGGTTATCCCAACGGCACCTACCGCGGTAACAGGGCGATGACCCGCTTTGAAGCGGCTGCTCTGTTGAACGCCTGTCTCGACCGCGTCACCGAAGTGACCGACGAGCTCAAGCGCCTGATGAAAGAGTTTGAAAAGGAACTCGCCATCCTCAAGGGCCGTGTTGACGGACTTGAGGCCCGCGTTGGCGAACTGGAAGCCACTCAGTTCTCCACCACCACCAAATTGAGTGGTAAAGCCGTGATGACCATTGGTGCCACCTCTTATGGCGGTGACGAGACGGATAATCTCAAGGATAAAGATGGCAATTATGTAGGCGACACGGGAACATCTTTCTCGTACCGCACCACCCTCAACCTCAACACAAGCTTCACCGGTAAGGATTTGCTCTACACCAGACTGAGAACTGGTAACTTCGGCAAGAATGCGTTCTCAGGTAGCGGCTACACCGGAAAGCAAACCCAAATCGAGCAATCGAAGAGCAGTGCTAACAGCCTGAAAGTTGACAAGCTTTGGTATCAGTTCCCACTCGGAAATGATTTCCAAGTGTTTGCAGGTCCCCTGATCGAAAACTACTACATGTTGGCCGCCACACCTGGCGTCTATAAGCATGTGTTGAAACAGTTCAAACTCGGTGGTTACTACGGTGCCTACGGCGCAAGTACCTCACCAGGTGCAGGTATCAACTGGATCGGCAACAGAAATGCTGATTACGGTGATGCCAAACTCAAAATCAGTGCCAACTATGTCGCTAAAAACGGTCCAAACAGTGACCCCAATAATGGTGGTATCGCTGGTGATCGTTCCAAAGGTAAGTTCCTAAGCCAAATCGCTTACGGATCACCTCAGTGGCAAGTATCAGCAGCCTATGCTTATTCACAGGCTGGTATGACAGTTGGTGGTGCAGGTACTCCCGCTGGTCTTAACAAAGGAGGATATTCAGACGCCAATCAGTTCAACCTAAATGCTTATTACCAGCCCCTAGATAGTGGTTGGATGCCTAGCGTTAGTGTTGGTTGGAGCATCACCAGCTTCAACGAAAAAGATGGTTTTACTGATGGTGATGTCACCCAATCACAAGGTTGGCTTGTTGGTCTGAACTGGCAAGATGCTTTCATGCGCGGTAATCGCTTAGGTTTCGCAATTGGACAACCTCAGTTTGCGACTGCTCTAAAGAATCAGGGTAAAGACGGCAATGGTTATGCAGACGATGGCAACTATGCTATGGAACTGTATTACGATTTCCAAGTCACCGATAACATCACGGTGACTCCTGCGCTGTTCTACTTGAGCCGTCCTTTCGGTCAAGAGACTGGATCTAGTTTCAAAACAGGTGGTGCAGGTGCAGACACCTTTAGTACCCTTGGTGGTCTTGTGCAGACTACATTCAAGTTCTAG
- a CDS encoding Fe2+-dependent dioxygenase, whose amino-acid sequence MNHLRLPLLDQETCENLLEKLAQDAEWQDGSLTAGAHAKGGKRNLQIIYDSPLRKDIHERVEHAMWNHPVVKGFCLPRKLHRFLITKTEKEGGYDTHVDNAYMSSGRSDLSFTLSLTDDTRYEGGELEIDSISESFPIRLKQGEIVIYPSTSLHRVCTVTRGIRTVCVGWIESYVQAENDRLCLFQLESGARAVLAKHGRSDELDLIFLAYTNLLRRLGG is encoded by the coding sequence ATGAATCATTTGCGCTTGCCATTACTTGACCAAGAAACCTGTGAAAACTTGCTTGAGAAACTTGCTCAGGATGCAGAATGGCAGGATGGTTCACTCACCGCTGGTGCTCACGCGAAGGGAGGAAAAAGAAATTTACAAATTATCTATGATTCTCCATTGCGAAAAGACATCCATGAGCGAGTCGAACATGCCATGTGGAACCATCCAGTCGTGAAAGGATTTTGCCTTCCTCGCAAACTTCACCGCTTCTTAATTACAAAAACAGAAAAGGAAGGTGGGTATGACACCCATGTTGATAATGCCTATATGAGCAGTGGAAGAAGTGATTTATCTTTTACGCTCTCCTTAACGGATGACACGAGGTATGAGGGCGGTGAGCTGGAGATCGATAGTATTTCTGAGTCATTTCCGATCAGGCTTAAGCAGGGTGAAATTGTGATCTATCCCAGTACATCGTTGCATCGCGTTTGTACGGTCACGAGAGGTATTCGCACGGTTTGTGTGGGTTGGATTGAGAGTTATGTGCAGGCTGAAAATGATCGCCTTTGTTTGTTTCAGCTGGAAAGTGGTGCGCGAGCGGTTTTGGCAAAGCACGGTCGTAGTGACGAACTTGATTTGATCTTCTTGGCCTACACCAACCTGTTACGGAGATTAGGTGGCTAG
- a CDS encoding extracellular solute-binding protein, whose translation MKRFLFLTSLLPLVLHTPALAAGEVRVYSGRHYNTDRQVYKKFSDQTGIKVRLVEASGISLVQRLKSEGKNTKADVIILVDAARINNAANAGLFGSIQSSSLDQSVPSRYRDPKKRWFGLTRRVRSIIVNPAIVAPSSVTSYAKLASPSLKGKVCLRKRKNVYNQSLVADQLALKGTGKVKSWLKGLTRNVSQPYFGGDIGLIRAVAQGQCGVGIVNHYYLARMRAGVNGKKDQQFANKVKIVMPKPAHVNISAAAISRYSKNKKNAIKLIEFLASPQGSSGLAGPTYEFPLKGVGGSTYLKGMTKFTPDRVTISQLSNYNKQAIQLMTEAGWK comes from the coding sequence ATGAAACGTTTTTTGTTTCTCACATCTCTTTTGCCACTCGTTCTTCATACACCAGCACTTGCGGCAGGAGAAGTGAGAGTGTATTCAGGTCGTCATTACAATACTGACCGTCAGGTTTATAAAAAGTTTTCAGATCAAACCGGCATTAAAGTTCGCTTAGTGGAAGCCTCAGGGATTTCATTGGTTCAGAGATTAAAGAGCGAAGGTAAGAATACAAAAGCTGATGTCATTATCTTAGTTGATGCTGCACGCATCAATAATGCAGCCAATGCAGGACTCTTTGGCAGTATTCAATCCTCATCTTTGGATCAATCTGTACCATCTCGCTATCGCGATCCCAAGAAAAGATGGTTTGGTCTAACGCGACGCGTACGCTCGATTATTGTTAATCCAGCCATCGTTGCCCCATCCTCAGTGACATCATATGCAAAACTTGCAAGCCCATCTTTAAAAGGCAAAGTATGCCTAAGAAAGCGTAAGAATGTGTACAACCAATCACTGGTTGCTGATCAATTAGCACTTAAAGGGACTGGCAAGGTTAAATCTTGGCTAAAGGGTCTTACCCGCAATGTGAGCCAGCCCTATTTTGGCGGTGATATCGGATTGATCCGTGCTGTTGCCCAAGGCCAGTGTGGAGTTGGAATTGTGAATCACTACTACCTGGCACGCATGAGAGCAGGAGTTAACGGGAAAAAAGATCAGCAATTTGCCAACAAAGTTAAAATCGTAATGCCAAAACCTGCTCACGTTAATATCAGTGCTGCAGCGATTTCACGCTATTCGAAAAACAAAAAAAATGCAATTAAATTGATTGAGTTTTTAGCATCTCCTCAAGGAAGTTCTGGGCTAGCTGGACCCACCTATGAGTTCCCACTCAAAGGGGTTGGAGGATCAACGTACTTGAAGGGAATGACAAAATTCACTCCTGATCGAGTCACGATTTCGCAGCTAAGTAATTACAACAAACAAGCTATCCAGCTCATGACCGAGGCTGGATGGAAATAA
- a CDS encoding UbiD family decarboxylase: protein MALIGPGPGTRDLRDFLKLLEERGQLRRITAPVDPDLELAAIADRVLAAGGPALLFENVIGSSMPVAVNTLGTVERVVWSMGLERAEQLEELGSRLAILQQPRPPKDLKETKQFARVFWDLVKARPDRDLAPPCRQQIFSGDEVNLDQIPLIRPWPGDAGGVITLGLVITKDPETGVPNVGVYRLQRQSVNTMTVHWLSVRGGARHLRKAAAMGKKLEVAIAIGVHPLLVMAAATPIPVQLSEWLFAGIYAGEGVRLTPCKTIDLQVPSCSEVVLEGTITPGEVSPDGPFGDHMGFYGGVEDSPLVRFHCMTQRRSPIFLTTFSGRPPKEEAMLAIALNRIYTPILRQQIPEIRDFFLPMEALSYKLAIISIDKAYPGQAKRAAMAFWSALPQFTYTKFVVVVDKHINVRDPRQVVWAIAAQVDPQRDLFVLENTPFDTLDFASEQLGLGGRMAVDATTKIGPEKNHEWGEPLSRPAELEQQVSGRLEELGLADLDHAEPDPAVFGYVLDKLISIQPRS, encoded by the coding sequence ATGGCTTTGATTGGACCCGGCCCTGGAACGAGAGATCTGCGGGACTTTCTCAAGCTGCTGGAGGAGCGTGGACAGCTACGGCGGATTACGGCACCCGTGGATCCAGACCTTGAGCTGGCAGCCATTGCTGATCGGGTGCTTGCTGCCGGTGGTCCAGCCCTGCTGTTTGAAAATGTGATTGGCTCCAGCATGCCTGTGGCCGTCAATACGCTCGGCACTGTGGAGCGTGTGGTTTGGAGCATGGGCCTTGAGCGGGCTGAACAGCTTGAGGAGCTTGGATCCAGGCTTGCCATCCTTCAGCAACCGAGGCCTCCAAAAGACCTCAAGGAGACCAAGCAATTCGCCAGGGTGTTTTGGGACCTGGTGAAGGCACGACCAGACCGCGATCTCGCCCCTCCCTGCCGGCAGCAGATCTTTTCGGGAGATGAGGTCAATCTCGATCAAATCCCCCTGATCAGACCGTGGCCGGGGGATGCCGGTGGTGTGATCACCTTGGGCCTTGTGATTACGAAAGATCCGGAAACCGGTGTCCCAAACGTGGGGGTTTATCGCCTGCAGCGTCAATCGGTGAACACCATGACGGTGCATTGGTTGAGCGTTCGTGGTGGGGCCCGTCACCTGCGGAAGGCAGCGGCGATGGGCAAAAAGCTGGAGGTGGCCATCGCTATTGGTGTTCACCCTCTGCTTGTGATGGCGGCAGCAACACCGATCCCTGTGCAACTCAGTGAATGGTTGTTCGCAGGAATTTATGCAGGGGAGGGAGTGCGGCTCACCCCCTGCAAAACAATTGATCTGCAGGTGCCAAGTTGCAGTGAGGTGGTGTTAGAGGGAACGATTACTCCAGGAGAGGTCAGCCCAGATGGCCCCTTTGGTGATCACATGGGTTTCTACGGGGGTGTGGAGGATTCACCTTTGGTGCGTTTCCATTGCATGACCCAGCGGCGGTCGCCGATTTTTCTCACCACATTCAGTGGCCGGCCACCGAAAGAAGAGGCGATGCTGGCCATTGCTTTAAACAGAATCTATACGCCAATTTTGCGTCAACAAATCCCTGAAATCAGAGATTTCTTCCTGCCTATGGAGGCACTAAGTTATAAATTGGCAATTATTTCTATTGATAAAGCCTATCCAGGTCAGGCAAAACGAGCTGCGATGGCTTTCTGGAGTGCTCTCCCGCAATTTACTTACACGAAGTTTGTTGTCGTGGTTGATAAGCACATCAATGTGCGGGATCCCCGTCAGGTTGTCTGGGCTATTGCTGCACAAGTGGATCCTCAGAGAGACCTATTTGTCTTAGAAAATACTCCTTTTGATACGCTCGATTTTGCTAGCGAACAACTCGGACTTGGCGGAAGAATGGCCGTTGATGCCACCACCAAGATCGGACCTGAGAAGAATCATGAATGGGGTGAACCCTTAAGCCGACCAGCGGAGTTGGAGCAACAAGTATCGGGCCGGCTCGAGGAGCTTGGCTTGGCAGATCTGGATCATGCTGAACCAGATCCTGCCGTGTTTGGTTATGTATTGGACAAGCTTATTTCCATCCAGCCTCGGTCATGA
- a CDS encoding 2-phosphosulfolactate phosphatase family protein, whose amino-acid sequence MKVSYFHVAGEVPDTINGPEGPDAAVVIDVLRATTTIAWALHNGAEAIQTFADLDELRSEANAWPEQKRLLVGERGGAKLDGFDLGNSPVSVVPETVKGKRLFMSTTNGTRSLHRVREVACVLTVALPNREAVAKRLIQDQPEQVWMVGSGWEGTYSLEDSLAAGALAESLLAAGASVANDEMQAALALWAQWKDNPEACLRIASHGQRLIRLGDHDADFQRCADLDQLSVVPTQAEPGVLRAVSG is encoded by the coding sequence ATGAAGGTGTCCTATTTCCACGTTGCTGGTGAAGTGCCAGACACCATCAACGGTCCAGAGGGTCCTGACGCCGCTGTTGTGATCGATGTCCTGCGCGCCACCACCACCATTGCCTGGGCGTTGCACAACGGAGCAGAGGCGATTCAAACCTTTGCTGATCTCGATGAACTCCGCTCAGAAGCCAACGCCTGGCCCGAGCAAAAGCGCCTGTTGGTAGGCGAACGGGGAGGGGCGAAGCTCGATGGATTTGATCTTGGCAATTCCCCCGTTTCCGTGGTCCCCGAAACCGTGAAGGGCAAGCGCCTGTTCATGAGCACCACCAATGGCACCCGCTCCTTGCACCGGGTGCGAGAGGTGGCCTGTGTGCTCACGGTGGCCTTGCCGAACCGGGAAGCGGTGGCAAAACGACTGATCCAGGATCAGCCCGAGCAGGTCTGGATGGTGGGAAGCGGCTGGGAAGGCACCTACTCCTTGGAGGATTCCTTAGCCGCTGGTGCCCTCGCCGAATCCCTCCTGGCCGCAGGGGCCAGCGTGGCTAACGACGAAATGCAGGCGGCACTCGCTCTGTGGGCCCAATGGAAAGACAATCCCGAGGCCTGTTTACGGATCGCATCCCATGGACAGCGCTTGATTCGCCTGGGGGATCACGACGCTGATTTCCAACGCTGTGCTGATCTTGATCAGCTATCGGTGGTGCCGACCCAGGCTGAACCAGGCGTGCTTCGTGCTGTTTCTGGGTAG
- a CDS encoding carbon-nitrogen hydrolase family protein codes for MSDFLAAALQLTSTTDPESNFAAAEEQIDLAARRGAELIALPENFAFMGDDAQRLELAPALAEQAARFLVTMARRYQVVILGGGFPVPVGDGQRHFQRSQLVGRDGQVLASYDKIHLFDVDLPDGSSYRESASFSPGTSPPPVVDVPGLCRVGLSICYDVRFPELYRHLVGAGAELLMIPAAFTAFTGKDHWQVLLQSRAIENTAYVLAPAQTGVHYKRRQSHGHSLVVDPWGTMLSDAGVAPGAAIAPIDPSHLQRIRGQMPSLQHRQPSLF; via the coding sequence GTGAGTGACTTTTTGGCTGCGGCCCTTCAACTCACCAGCACAACTGACCCTGAAAGCAATTTTGCAGCCGCTGAAGAGCAGATCGATTTGGCGGCGCGTCGTGGCGCAGAGCTGATCGCTTTGCCCGAAAACTTTGCCTTTATGGGTGACGACGCGCAGCGACTCGAACTGGCACCGGCATTGGCTGAACAGGCAGCGCGCTTTCTGGTCACCATGGCCCGTCGCTATCAGGTCGTGATCCTGGGTGGTGGCTTCCCCGTTCCCGTCGGTGATGGCCAACGCCACTTTCAAAGGTCACAGCTGGTAGGCCGTGACGGACAAGTGCTGGCTAGTTACGACAAAATCCACCTCTTTGATGTGGACCTCCCAGACGGGAGCTCCTACCGAGAATCAGCGAGCTTCAGCCCAGGCACATCCCCCCCTCCCGTCGTGGATGTGCCTGGTCTATGTCGGGTGGGGCTGTCCATTTGCTACGACGTGCGCTTCCCTGAGCTCTATCGCCACCTGGTTGGAGCCGGAGCTGAGTTGTTAATGATTCCCGCTGCCTTCACAGCCTTCACAGGGAAGGACCATTGGCAAGTTTTGCTCCAATCACGGGCGATCGAAAACACGGCCTACGTCCTGGCTCCAGCCCAGACAGGCGTGCACTACAAGCGACGACAGAGCCACGGGCATTCCCTGGTGGTGGATCCTTGGGGCACGATGTTGTCCGATGCCGGGGTGGCTCCAGGGGCCGCCATCGCTCCCATTGACCCCAGCCATCTCCAGCGCATTCGCGGGCAGATGCCGAGCCTGCAGCACCGCCAACCCTCGCTGTTCTGA